Part of the Chitinivibrionales bacterium genome, GGTGACTGGTATACCGCGCTGTACTCCCTCACCATTGTGATCTTCGGGCTCCGACGTATGTATGTGAGGAGCACCGGGTACATCACCAGACAAACGCTTACGTTAATGGCGTTCCAGGTACTGCCGCTGTTCGTTGTGCCGCTCTTCGTGCTTCCGTACATGGGATCGCATCATCTGCTGCCGGCCTGGATCATGGAAGCGGTTTTTCCGAACCAGTCCTACTGGCGCGCATTCGGATTTATTTTGGCATGGCCGCTCTTCATCTACAACGCGGCAACTGGTACGCCCACCATGTTTTGGCTAGTCTTAGGAATCCTTCAGACCTTTGTTGTTGTTCCGTTCATAGTTTACAAATGGGGCAAAGGCGCGTACTGTGGTTGGGTGTGTCCATGTGGGGCAATGGCGGAATCCCTTGGGGACGAACACCGGACACATGCGCTGCACGGCCCAACCGCCAAGAAAGCAGAGAATTTGGGACAAGCCGTTTTGTGGCTTGCCGTACTGGTCACCATCGCGAGCCTTGCCGCAGGGACCGGCAGTCGCGGTTCAAACAGCGTGCTCGAAGCGTACAGCCTCATCGTTGACATCGTGCTCGCTGGCGTGATCGGCCTTGGCGCATATTTCCATTTCTCGGGCCGCGTCTGGTGCAGGTTTTTTTGTCCGCTTGCCGCCCTCATGCATATCTACGGTCGATTTTCACCATACCGCATCATGGCAAACAAGAAGCGCTGCATTTCGTGCAACATCTGCACCAAGGTTTGTCACATGGGAATCGACGTGATGAACTTTGCAAACAAAGGCGTTCCCATGAACGACGTGCAATGCGTCCGCTGCAGCGCGTGTATCGTGAATTGCCCTTTGCAGGTGCTCACGTTTGGCTCCGTGGGATCAGCAGATCTTGAAAACGACAGGTACAGAAAGGCCCGCGTCCCGCTGTCGCGGGGCTGGCAGAGCGGACTTTTGAAGAAGGACATCGATATGCTGCTTGCAGAAGAAGAAACCCAATCGGCATCCGCGAACTCCAACCCACCTTAACCCCATCCGCAGAATACAAAAGCCGGACACAGTGCTCACTTTGACAAATCGAATTTTGCCCGGATCGTCTCCATGCGCTTGCGGTTGACTCCCATGTCGCCGTAGCCGAGCCGCGAGGCCGATCTGAATTGAATCGTTTTTGTGCTGTCGTCGAGCACGAATTCCACGTCGTCGACAAACCGCCACAGAAACGAAGTGAATTCAACATCAAGATAGTTGCCGGTGTCTGAAATGATCCTGGTGCGGGGGAGAGAGTCGATCACCCGGATGAGCTTTTGCTTCGCTTCGACGTTGGTCCCGGTGTAGGTCAATGGCTTGATGGCGTGGGTCTTGTCGGACGCAAACGTCGATACGCAGTTGGGTGATTGGGGACATGGCGCGAGCTTGCCGCTCTGCATGCCGAGATTCGAGGGGCGCGTTCCGGAGCACACGCACAAAACCAGGAAAATGCCACAGCCCAGGGCCTCTGTAAACATCCGGTTCATTTCCTACTCCTTTGAAAAAGTGAACTTCACGGGCACTTGTCCACTTTGTTTAGCGACCAGTTGTATTCGTTAAAGTGAATATCCGGCCCCACTGGACGAGCCAGGGTGGCCGCGATAAACGATGAAAATGACCCGAAAGCCTTCTTGAAATCGTCGCCATACCATTCGAAGATTTTCGAAACGTTCATTGAATGATCAGAGAAGGTGTTCCGGGTTGTGTCCATGAGAAAGGCCGAGGCAGCGCGCTTGAATTGCGCGTTCAGGCTGTCTCCGGTGTACGGCGTGTTCTGCAAAACCGGGCAGCTTTTCGACGCGCATACGAGCGC contains:
- a CDS encoding DUF1499 domain-containing protein, with translation MNRMFTEALGCGIFLVLCVCSGTRPSNLGMQSGKLAPCPQSPNCVSTFASDKTHAIKPLTYTGTNVEAKQKLIRVIDSLPRTRIISDTGNYLDVEFTSFLWRFVDDVEFVLDDSTKTIQFRSASRLGYGDMGVNRKRMETIRAKFDLSK